The window TAGACGATCGCGGCGGCGAGGCCCCACGCGAGGGCGCGCCCCCGCCGGCGCCCGGTCACCATGCCGTCTGCAGCACGTTGGCCGCGGCGTGGGTCACCGAGGACGCCGTCCAGGTCCCCGAGGCCCACCGCTGCCATCCGAAGAGCAGTCCCGCGGCCAGATCAATCGGAAACGCCGCGACCCCGTACGCCGGGACGTGGACCGCGGCAAACACGACGGCCGAGCCGCCCACGGCCGTGGCGGCGCCATAGACCGCGAGCGCGCCGTACAGCAGGCGCCGGAAGAGCAGTTCTTCGGCGGCGCCCGCGGCCGCCGTCGCGGCGACGAAGAGCGGCGCGATCCGCGGCGCCATCGGGTGCTGCAGCACGCGTGCGGCGACGAACGCGGCGACCCCGATCAGGGTGGTCCATGTCCAGGGGAGCCGGCCGCCGCCGCGTTCCTCAGAACCGCGCGGCAGCGGCGTGATGCCCCCGACCACGCCGGCGGCGAGAGTGATCGCGAGCGACGCGAGCGTGGCCGGAGGACGCAGCGCAAGCGCGGCGCTTCCGCAGAGCGCAACCAGGAAAGGTAGGAAGAAGTCCAACTCAAGCAAAAAGAATACTACGCCGCGGCGCCGGACTCCGCTTGTCCGGCGCCTGTTTCGCACGCGGCCGGGAGGCGTCGGTGGCGCACGTCGGCTTTGTGGGGTTCGGGGCGATGGGCAGCCGCATCGCGAAGCGGCTGCTGGACGCCGGCCACCGGCTCACCGGCTACAACCGGACCGTCGCGAAGGCCCAGGGGCTCGTCGACGCGGGCCTGCGCCTCGCGCCGTCCCCGCGGGCGGTCGCGGAGGCCGCGGACGTCATCTTCTCGATGGTGACGGACACCGCGGCGCTGCGGGCCGTCACGGATGGTCCCGACGGCATCGTCGCCGGCCTCGGCCCGGGCAAGATCTACGTCGATATGAGCACCGTGAGCCCGCAGGCCAGCCGGGCGCTGGCCGAGCGGGTCTGTGAGCGCGGCGCCCGGATGCTGGACGCGCCCGTGTCCGGCAGTCTCGTCACCCTCCAGGAGGGCCGGCTGTCGATCATGGTCGGCGG is drawn from bacterium and contains these coding sequences:
- a CDS encoding CPBP family intramembrane glutamic endopeptidase gives rise to the protein MLELDFFLPFLVALCGSAALALRPPATLASLAITLAAGVVGGITPLPRGSEERGGGRLPWTWTTLIGVAAFVAARVLQHPMAPRIAPLFVAATAAAGAAEELLFRRLLYGALAVYGAATAVGGSAVVFAAVHVPAYGVAAFPIDLAAGLLFGWQRWASGTWTASSVTHAAANVLQTAW